From a single Sinomonas atrocyanea genomic region:
- a CDS encoding carbohydrate ABC transporter permease, giving the protein MTANHLLDRVPHRSGSRKPSPPGQVQDARARSRSIGRSRRREERVGWAMLGPAVLLLIVFVFVPALLAFGLAFTNARLLAPYAPSFVGLDNFVRLFQDETFWHSLANVAYFAVVVVPVQSGLALAMALLVNVKVRGVNFFRTLYFLPVVTSMVVVSLLWLFIYRQDGLLNEIIDRATFGLVHGPDWLNNTATAMPAIILMSVWQAAGFHMIIWLSGLQTIPADLYEAAAIDGVGGWQRFRYITWPSLRPTRNLILITITIQALSLFTQVNVMTQGGPLESTSTIVYQAVQTGFQQQETSYASAISLVFFVLVLLVSGVQRYLTREKS; this is encoded by the coding sequence ATGACTGCCAACCACCTTCTCGACCGCGTCCCTCACCGGTCCGGATCCCGCAAGCCTTCCCCGCCTGGACAGGTCCAGGACGCCAGGGCCCGCTCCCGCAGCATTGGCCGCAGCCGCCGCCGGGAGGAGCGCGTCGGGTGGGCCATGCTGGGGCCCGCCGTCCTCCTCCTGATCGTCTTCGTCTTCGTCCCGGCGCTGCTCGCCTTCGGGCTCGCCTTCACGAACGCGCGGCTCCTGGCCCCGTACGCGCCATCGTTCGTGGGCCTGGACAACTTCGTGCGCCTCTTCCAGGACGAGACGTTCTGGCACTCGCTGGCCAACGTCGCCTACTTCGCGGTCGTCGTCGTGCCGGTGCAGTCCGGCCTTGCCCTCGCGATGGCGCTCCTGGTCAATGTGAAGGTGCGCGGCGTCAACTTCTTCCGCACCCTGTACTTCCTGCCCGTGGTGACCTCGATGGTCGTCGTCTCGCTCCTGTGGCTCTTCATCTACCGCCAGGACGGCCTGCTGAACGAGATCATCGACAGGGCCACCTTCGGGCTGGTCCACGGCCCGGACTGGCTCAACAACACCGCCACGGCCATGCCCGCCATCATCCTGATGTCGGTCTGGCAGGCCGCCGGCTTCCATATGATCATCTGGCTCTCAGGCCTGCAGACCATCCCGGCGGACCTCTACGAGGCCGCGGCGATCGACGGCGTGGGCGGGTGGCAGCGCTTCCGGTACATCACCTGGCCCAGCCTGCGCCCCACCCGGAACCTGATCCTCATCACCATCACGATCCAAGCGCTGAGCCTCTTCACGCAGGTCAACGTCATGACCCAGGGCGGCCCCCTGGAATCGACGAGCACGATCGTCTACCAGGCCGTCCAGACCGGGTTCCAGCAGCAGGAGACGTCCTACGCCTCGGCGATCTCGCTCGTCTTCTTCGTCCTGGTGCTCCTCGTCTCCGGCGTCCAGCGCTACCTCACCCGAGAGAAGTCCTGA
- a CDS encoding carbohydrate ABC transporter permease: MFVSSLKPDQQIFGDLSSIAAFLPVGHLSLDNYSAVFDRVPAARFLVNSIGISVVTVVLGVIINSMAAFALSRMRVRGKAIILTLIIATLIVPFETLALPLVWWVNQLPWLQLDGFNLTLTTGWLDTYRVQILPFVANAFSIYLFHQYFESIPKELDEAARMDGAGWFTIYRRVVMPLSGPAIATVAILTFLPAWNSYLWPLMVVQSEELRPVMIGVQYFFQLNVSWGQVMAYTSIITLPVVALFVAFQRAFVNSIAASGVKG, encoded by the coding sequence ATGTTCGTGTCCTCGCTCAAGCCCGACCAGCAGATCTTCGGCGACCTGTCCTCGATCGCGGCGTTCCTGCCTGTCGGCCACCTTTCGCTCGACAACTACTCGGCTGTCTTCGACCGGGTCCCCGCCGCGCGCTTCCTGGTCAACTCGATCGGCATCTCCGTGGTGACGGTGGTGCTCGGGGTGATCATCAACTCGATGGCCGCGTTCGCGCTGTCCCGCATGCGGGTCCGCGGAAAGGCGATCATCCTCACCCTCATCATCGCCACGCTCATCGTGCCCTTCGAAACCCTTGCCCTGCCGCTCGTGTGGTGGGTCAACCAGCTCCCCTGGCTCCAGCTCGACGGATTCAACCTCACCCTCACCACCGGCTGGCTCGACACCTACCGCGTGCAGATCCTCCCCTTCGTCGCCAACGCCTTCTCCATCTACCTCTTCCACCAGTACTTCGAGTCCATCCCGAAGGAACTCGACGAGGCGGCCCGCATGGACGGCGCAGGCTGGTTCACGATCTACCGCCGGGTGGTCATGCCGCTCTCCGGGCCGGCGATCGCCACGGTGGCCATCCTGACGTTCCTCCCGGCGTGGAACTCGTACCTGTGGCCCCTCATGGTGGTGCAGAGTGAGGAGCTCCGCCCCGTGATGATCGGGGTGCAGTACTTCTTCCAGCTCAACGTCTCCTGGGGCCAGGTCATGGCGTACACCTCGATCATCACGCTCCCGGTGGTGGCGCTGTTCGTGGCCTTCCAGCGCGCCTTCGTGAACAGCATTGCCGCCAGCGGGGTCAAGGGATGA
- a CDS encoding PfkB family carbohydrate kinase, giving the protein MNVLVIGESLVDIIHAPSGTEEHPGGSPANVALGLARLGVRTSFLTALGTDRRGQAVADHLAGAGVAVLAESWSAPATSTASAYIADDGAARYAFDLAWALPADIRLPVADHVHIGSVAAFLAPGAQRVEEIVRALPAGATVSFDPNIRPGLVGDQREAQERFERLAALADIVKLSDDDAGFLYPGLPAREALGTIAALGPRVVALTAGAAGSLLASPRGTADAAAVPATVADTVGAGDSFMAALLFALLGPGRPLLDTLSDAALASAGAFAARAAAITVSRTGAEPPLLAEMAAGSVSPSHTLLQN; this is encoded by the coding sequence ATGAACGTCCTTGTCATCGGAGAGAGCCTCGTCGACATCATCCACGCGCCGTCGGGCACCGAGGAGCACCCCGGCGGTTCGCCGGCGAACGTCGCCCTCGGCCTCGCACGGCTCGGGGTCCGGACATCGTTTCTGACGGCGCTGGGCACGGATCGGCGTGGGCAGGCCGTCGCGGACCACCTCGCCGGGGCCGGAGTGGCAGTCCTTGCCGAGTCCTGGTCGGCCCCCGCCACCTCGACTGCCTCGGCGTACATCGCGGACGACGGCGCCGCCCGCTACGCGTTCGACCTCGCCTGGGCGCTCCCCGCGGATATCCGGCTTCCCGTCGCCGACCATGTCCACATCGGGTCGGTGGCGGCGTTCCTCGCACCAGGCGCCCAAAGGGTCGAGGAGATCGTCAGGGCACTGCCCGCCGGAGCGACGGTGAGCTTCGATCCCAACATCCGTCCCGGCCTCGTCGGCGATCAGCGCGAGGCCCAGGAGCGCTTCGAGCGGCTTGCGGCCCTCGCCGACATCGTCAAGCTCAGCGACGATGACGCCGGTTTCCTGTACCCGGGGCTCCCGGCCCGCGAGGCGCTGGGCACCATCGCCGCGCTCGGGCCACGGGTGGTCGCGCTCACCGCCGGCGCCGCCGGTTCGCTGCTGGCGTCACCGCGGGGAACGGCCGACGCCGCCGCGGTGCCTGCCACGGTCGCGGACACCGTAGGCGCGGGCGACAGCTTCATGGCGGCCCTCCTCTTCGCCCTGCTCGGCCCGGGGCGCCCGCTCCTCGACACGCTCAGCGACGCCGCGCTCGCCTCGGCCGGAGCCTTCGCCGCCCGTGCAGCCGCCATCACGGTCTCCCGCACCGGTGCCGAGCCACCGCTCCTCGCCGAGATGGCCGCCGGATCCGTGTCCCCGTCGCACACCCTGCTACAGAACTGA
- a CDS encoding glycoside hydrolase family 32 protein produces MTSIASAPTRDRYRPRLHYTPARNWMNDPNGLIFHRGVYHLFYQHNPFGADWGNMSWGHATSTDLHTWAEQPVAIPCDDEEAIFSGSAVVDERNTSGFGDGSAAPMVAVYTSAYGKESSRPGIQAQSLAYSLDEGRTWTKYAGNPVLDRGSSDFRDPKVFWYEGPAGAYWVMAAVEAAEQRVLLYKSADLIHWEYLSDFAADGPPESVWECPDLFELPLDGDPERTVWALIVSVNPGGVAGGSGTRYFLGSFDGVRFTEQSTQPSTAPPREPSLRGSWLDWGRDYYAAVSFGGLPHRRVMMGWMNNWDYAAATPTGVWRSAMSLPREITVRTVNGHPRLIQTPIVPPAAQTTDATEVLGAAGSGRRAALATPAHGKVHRVSISATAPAAGTFGLRIGGPGAEGARLTVDPAAGEIRLDRRGSGRVDFHQDFPSIERAPLEAGERMDLEVYIDACSLEVFIQGGLATITDLVFPHGRDTEIELFADPSVVLATVEVAVLG; encoded by the coding sequence ATGACTTCGATCGCCTCCGCGCCCACGCGCGACCGCTACCGTCCGCGCCTGCACTACACGCCGGCCAGGAATTGGATGAACGATCCGAACGGCCTCATCTTCCACCGCGGCGTGTACCACCTCTTCTACCAGCACAATCCCTTCGGTGCGGACTGGGGCAACATGTCCTGGGGCCACGCAACCTCCACCGACCTGCACACCTGGGCCGAGCAGCCCGTTGCGATCCCCTGCGACGACGAAGAAGCCATCTTCTCCGGAAGCGCTGTGGTGGACGAACGCAACACCTCGGGATTCGGCGATGGCTCTGCAGCACCCATGGTCGCCGTCTACACCAGCGCCTACGGCAAGGAGTCGTCCCGCCCCGGCATCCAGGCCCAGTCCCTCGCCTACAGCCTCGACGAAGGACGGACCTGGACCAAGTACGCCGGCAACCCGGTGCTGGACCGCGGCTCCTCAGACTTCCGCGACCCCAAAGTCTTCTGGTACGAGGGTCCTGCCGGGGCCTACTGGGTCATGGCCGCCGTCGAGGCCGCAGAGCAGCGCGTGCTCCTGTACAAGTCGGCCGACCTCATCCACTGGGAGTACCTCAGCGACTTCGCAGCAGACGGACCTCCTGAGAGCGTCTGGGAATGTCCCGACCTGTTCGAACTGCCCCTTGACGGCGACCCCGAGCGCACCGTGTGGGCGCTCATCGTCAGCGTCAATCCCGGCGGTGTGGCCGGCGGCTCCGGCACCCGGTACTTCCTTGGGTCCTTCGACGGCGTGCGCTTCACCGAACAGTCCACGCAGCCCTCCACGGCGCCTCCCCGCGAGCCGTCACTGCGGGGCTCCTGGCTCGACTGGGGCCGCGACTACTACGCGGCTGTCTCCTTCGGCGGCCTCCCGCACCGCCGCGTCATGATGGGCTGGATGAACAACTGGGACTATGCGGCCGCGACGCCCACAGGCGTCTGGCGGAGCGCCATGTCGCTTCCCCGGGAGATCACGGTGCGGACGGTCAATGGGCATCCTCGCCTCATCCAGACCCCCATCGTCCCGCCAGCAGCCCAGACCACCGATGCCACGGAGGTCCTCGGCGCCGCCGGATCGGGCCGACGCGCCGCCCTCGCAACGCCCGCCCACGGGAAGGTCCACCGCGTGAGCATCAGCGCCACCGCCCCAGCGGCCGGAACGTTCGGACTGCGGATCGGAGGCCCCGGCGCTGAGGGCGCGCGACTGACCGTGGACCCTGCGGCGGGTGAGATCCGGCTCGATCGCCGCGGTTCGGGGCGGGTGGACTTCCACCAGGACTTCCCCTCCATCGAACGCGCTCCGCTCGAGGCTGGCGAGCGGATGGACCTCGAGGTCTACATCGACGCCTGCTCCCTCGAGGTCTTCATCCAGGGCGGCCTGGCGACCATCACGGACCTCGTCTTCCCCCACGGGCGGGACACCGAGATCGAGCTCTTCGCGGACCCCTCAGTCGTCCTGGCCACGGTGGAGGTCGCGGTCC